Genomic window (Methanobrevibacter ruminantium):
CAAAATGGAACAAGCGAACAATACGTAGGAAGAGCTATCAAAGACTTTGCAGATAGGGAAGATATTGTAATTGCTACCAAGTTCCTGCCAAGAACTGAAGATGAAATCAAAAAACAATGTTTCAGGACAGGACCATATCAAGAAAATGGTTAACACAAGTTTAGAAAATCTTGGCTTGACCTACATAGATTTATACATTTATCACGTGGGACTACAACACTCCATTATATGACATTCTCGATGGATTAAACAGCATAGTCAAAGAAGGAAAGGTCAGATACATAGGCATTTCTAACTGTTTTGCATGGCAACTTGCAAAGGCAAATGCACTTGCAGAAAAGGAAGGATTTGAAAAGTTCGTTTCAGTTCAAGGACACTACACTCCCATATTCCGTGAAGAGGAAAGGGAGATGATTCCATACTGCAGAAGTGAAAACATTGGACTTACACCTTACAGTTCACTTGCTTCTGGAAGACTTTCAAAAATGACTGATGAAAGCTCTAAAAGACTAAAAGAAGATTTTTATGCAACTAAAAAATATGAATCAACTGAAGAACAGGATTCTGTAATAATCAATAGGGTAATTAATCTTGCAAGGGAATATGATGTTTCAATGAGTGAAATTTCACTTGCATGGTTACAAACCAAAGTTGATTCCACAATTATGGGAGCTACAAAGCTAAAGCATATTGAAACTGGAGTGAATTCTGTAGAGCTTAAGTTAAGTGAAGATGACATCAAATACCTTGAGGAACCTAACAAGGCTCATGATTTAGTTGGCGTAATGGCAGACAATAAGGCTAAGACTAATGACAGCGAAAAGGTTTGGGTTAGAAAATAAGAATAATTAAAAATTATTGTAATAAATATGAAAAAATAAAAATAAAATAATTAATATAATATTATTAATTAATTCATTTTAGAGGTTAAAAAAATGTTATTTATTTACTACCCAAGATGCAGCACATGCCAAAAGGCTAAAAAATGGTTAGATGAAAATGGATTCAAATATGATGAACAGCATATTGTTGAGGATAATCCAGATTATGACCAATTGAAGGGATTATACGAGAAAAGTGGACTTCCTCTCAAGAGGTTCTTCAACACAAGCGGTAAAATCTACAGAGAGATGCAATTAAAAGACAAGTTGCCTGAAATGAGTGAAGAAGAACAAATGAAGATTTTATCTACTGAAGGCATGCTTGTAAAACGTCCAATAATTGAGACTGAAGATGTAGTGCTTACTGGATTTAGACAAAAAGAGTGGGAGGAGAAATTAAAATAATAAAATTTCTCTACTTTTTTTATTTTTAATACTTTCAAAAGGATTTCAAAAAATTTATTTCAAATTTATCTTAAACTAAAATCTATTTTTAAATTCAAATATTTCAAATATTATTTTCTTTTTTAAATTTTTCAATCCCTGTTTTTAATGCATTCAATCCTTCAAGCAATAAGTCTTGAGGACATGCGATATTCATTCTCAAGAAATTATCCCCATTTTTTCCAAATTGAATTCCTGGAGATAGGAATAAACTTACATTTTCTCTTAAAAACTCAGATAAAGAAGTGGAGAATTCACAATTTTCAAAATTTTCTCCCCTTAACTTACTGCAATCCAACCATAAAAGATAGGTTGCATTTGCCGGAACCAATCTGATTTCAGGAATTTCACTTTTTAAGAACTCATCAACAATCATCTTATTTTCAAATAGAACTTCCCTCAATTCATTTAACCAATCTTCACTTTTATATGCTGCAATAGTGGCATCTATTGAAAAGATGTTCGGATGATTGAAGCAATCAACTGACAATTGCTTTTCTAAAATCTCATAAAGCTCTTTGTTTCGAGTGAAAACTGCAGAACTTTGAAGACCTGCAATATTAAATGTCTTGCTTGGAGAAATGCAAGTGATGCTATTGTTTGCCAAGTCCTCATCTAAAGATGCAAAAGGAACATAAGTCAAATTAGGGTCAGTTAAGTCACAATGTATCTCATCAGAGACAACAAGAACATCGTATTTGTTTGCTAAAATAGCTATTTTTTCAAGGGTTTTCTCATCCCATATTCTTCCAATTGGATTATGAGGATTGCATAAAAGCATCAATTTAGTCTTTGGATCCTTGAATTTTTCTTCCAAATCATCAAAATCAATGGAGTAAGCAGTTTCCACATCATGGGAGGCAGAATCATAAATCAGAGGATTTTCAACAACATTTCTATCATTATCCTCAATCACATAAAAGAAGACATGGTAAACTGGTGTTTGGATCAAGACATTATCTCCAACGTCAGTGAATGCTCGAATGATGCTAGTGATTGAAGGCATGACCCCAGTTGCAAACAATAATTCATCCCTTTTCATAGCAAGCCCATATTTTTCCCACCAATTGATATAGGAATCAAAAATTTCATCATTGACAAATGAATAGGCATAAACTCCATGCTTTGCTTTTCTATTCACGGATTCATAAATGAATGGAGCCGCATAAAAGTCCATATCTGCAACCCACATAGGGTAATCATCATCAAATAGATCCCATTTAAGTGAATTGGTATTTTTTCTGTCAATTATTGAATCAAAATTGTATTTCATAATGCATCATCCGTTTAAGAATTGAAATCAGATTTAATATTAAAATTTTAATTAATATTTCATAAATTATTTGAGTAATTAATAGGTTTCATAATGGATTCTGGATTCATCGAATTTATCCATGAATTTGTTTTCCCAACCTTCAGCAGGATAACCGAGAGTGATTATGCAGAATGGCTTTAGGTTGTCATTTTTTGGCAATCCTACAATATCTGCAATGGCGTTCATTCTTTCCTCTTCAGGAGCTACACCATTCCATAATCCTCCTAAACCAAGATTGACAGCCTCAAGAAGCATGTTCTCTGCTGCTGCACTCATATCCTGTTGCCATACCAATTTATAAAATGATCTTTCAATGTTTGCAATCAAAAGAATGGCTACAGGGGCATTTGTTACACGAGGTTTGGTTTCTCCAATTTTAGCAAGTGTATCCTTGTTTTTAATTATCAGGAATTCCCAAGGTTCAGCACCTAACCTGCTTCCAGGAGCTTGCATGCCTGCTTTTAAAATCTTTTCTATCTTTTCATTTTCAACTTCTTTGGAATCATATTCCCTTATACTGCGTCTTGTATTGATAATTTCTTCAAAATCAGCCATCTTATCACATGAAAATGTTTTTTAGGTATTAATTAAGATTAATTCATTATTATTTAAATAATTAATTGAAATAGTTAATTGAAATAATTAATTGAAATAATTAATTGAAATAATTAATTGAAATAATTGATGAAAAAATTATAAATAATTGAAGTCCCTATGTAAAATGAAAGAATAATTTATATATACCTTAATAAATAGAATATTATACAATTAAATGTAAAATGAGGTGAGAAAAATGGAATCAAGTAAGATTTTAGCCATTATTTCAATCATTATTGGTTTGATATTTATTATATTCCCAATATTCAGCGCTAATTTAATCTCTATCCTTATTGGTGCAGCAGTATTGATATTTGGTATAGGATTAGCTTACACTGGAATCATTTCAAAAGATATTTCACCAGCTATTTCAACTGTTTCAGCAATATTTGGAGTTGTAATGATTATTTTAGGATTGGCATTCATCTTTGGAACCAATGCAATTTCATTCCTAGTTGGATTACAGTTCTATGTTGTTGGCTTCATGCTAATCATAGCTTCCGTAATCGGATTGCTTGGAGGAGCTGAAATCAACAAATCTGGCTCCATAGTTGGTTTAGTATTAGGAATTGTTATTTTGTTCATTGCTTTATTTGCAGCTAACAACCCAATATTAATCACCATCATATTAGGTATTGCATTAATAGCACATGGAATCGTTGGATATTTCCATGCAGATGAATACTAAAAATGTATTCATCATTTTTTTCTTTTTTAAAATTTTGACTTTTTGCTATCTTAACTCTTTTTTTAAATTTTATCTATGCAAAAAAGTTATAACAAAACCAATAGTTTGAATGTATGCAAACAATAGCGGCTAAAATTAAAGTAAAAAGAGATTTGTAAAAATTAAAAAAATAGATAAAATAATAAAAAAAGAGAAAAAAGAATAAAAATTATTCTTTTGCTTCAATAACTGTTTTTCCACCCATATAAGGTACCAAGACCTCAGGGACTTTAATGCTACCGTCAGCTTGTTGGTAGTTTTCTAAAATACAACAAATGGTTCTTTCAGTTGCAATAGCTGTACTGTTTAAGGTATGCAATATTTGTGCATCTCCGGAACCTGCTCTACCGTATCTTGTTTTGGTTTTTCTTGCTTGATAATCCTTACAGTTGGTACAACTTACCAATTCCCTGAATGCACCGGAACCTGGGAACCAAGCTTCAAGGTCGTATTTGATTGCTGCATTGTCATTTAATGCAGATGATACAATAGCTATGATTTGATATGGAAGACCTAATTTCTGATAGATTCTTTCAGTGACTTCCATCAAATGATCATGCTGCTTTCTTGAATCCTCAGGTGTGGAGTAAATGAACTGTTCAATCTTTTCGAATTGGTGAACTCTAAAGATTCCCAAAGTGTCCTTTCCATGAGAACCTGCCTCTTTTCTAAAACAAGTTGAAAGTGCGCAGTATCTAAGTGGCAAGTCTTCTGGATTGATGATTTCATTTCTGTGAAGAGCTGCTAAAGTCTGTTCAGCAGTTGCAATCAAGTACATGTCTTCATTTTCAACCTTGTATAAGGTTTCCTCAAACTCACCGAGTTCAGAAGTTTCAGCTGCAACTTCACCTTTTACAAAGAAAGGAGTTTGCATAGGAATGTATCCTTCAGCTTCAAGTTCTGAAAGTGCAAATTGAATCAATGCCAAGTTCAAGTGTAAGATGTCTCTTTTCAAGTAGTAGAATCTTGCACCTGAAACGCTTGCTGCAGTTTCAAGGTCTGCTCCATCAATCTTATTAATCAAGTCTACATGATTCAACAATTCAAAGTCATGCTCTGGAATTTCACCATAGGTTCTTACAACCACATTGTCATCTTCAGTATCGGAAACAGGAACATCCTCATCAATAATGTTTCCCACTTTATATCTATAATCATCTCTTAATTGAAGGTATTCTGCATTTTTAGCGCTTAAATCCTTGATCTCTTGAGCGACTTCCTTACTTTTAGCAATGACTTCCTCAATGTTACCTTCTTGCTTTGCTTTCTTGAATGATTTGGATAATTTGTTTTTTTCTGCTCTTAAAGAGTTTAATCTTCTTTCACCTTCTCTCCATAAGGTGTCATATTCAATAACTTTCTCTGCATTTTCTGTGCTTCTGAATCTTTTCTTCTCAGAGTCAAATATCAATTCAGGATTTTCTCTGAATAATTTTATGTCCAACAATTTTTATTCTCCTTTAAAATGAATAATGAATTAAGTAATTATGATTTCAGTAATCTATA
Coding sequences:
- a CDS encoding nitroreductase family protein translates to MADFEEIINTRRSIREYDSKEVENEKIEKILKAGMQAPGSRLGAEPWEFLIIKNKDTLAKIGETKPRVTNAPVAILLIANIERSFYKLVWQQDMSAAAENMLLEAVNLGLGGLWNGVAPEEERMNAIADIVGLPKNDNLKPFCIITLGYPAEGWENKFMDKFDESRIHYETY
- a CDS encoding MalY/PatB family protein — translated: MKYNFDSIIDRKNTNSLKWDLFDDDYPMWVADMDFYAAPFIYESVNRKAKHGVYAYSFVNDEIFDSYINWWEKYGLAMKRDELLFATGVMPSITSIIRAFTDVGDNVLIQTPVYHVFFYVIEDNDRNVVENPLIYDSASHDVETAYSIDFDDLEEKFKDPKTKLMLLCNPHNPIGRIWDEKTLEKIAILANKYDVLVVSDEIHCDLTDPNLTYVPFASLDEDLANNSITCISPSKTFNIAGLQSSAVFTRNKELYEILEKQLSVDCFNHPNIFSIDATIAAYKSEDWLNELREVLFENKMIVDEFLKSEIPEIRLVPANATYLLWLDCSKLRGENFENCEFSTSLSEFLRENVSLFLSPGIQFGKNGDNFLRMNIACPQDLLLEGLNALKTGIEKFKKENNI
- a CDS encoding arsenate reductase family protein, whose amino-acid sequence is MLFIYYPRCSTCQKAKKWLDENGFKYDEQHIVEDNPDYDQLKGLYEKSGLPLKRFFNTSGKIYREMQLKDKLPEMSEEEQMKILSTEGMLVKRPIIETEDVVLTGFRQKEWEEKLK
- the serS gene encoding serine--tRNA ligase, encoding MLDIKLFRENPELIFDSEKKRFRSTENAEKVIEYDTLWREGERRLNSLRAEKNKLSKSFKKAKQEGNIEEVIAKSKEVAQEIKDLSAKNAEYLQLRDDYRYKVGNIIDEDVPVSDTEDDNVVVRTYGEIPEHDFELLNHVDLINKIDGADLETAASVSGARFYYLKRDILHLNLALIQFALSELEAEGYIPMQTPFFVKGEVAAETSELGEFEETLYKVENEDMYLIATAEQTLAALHRNEIINPEDLPLRYCALSTCFRKEAGSHGKDTLGIFRVHQFEKIEQFIYSTPEDSRKQHDHLMEVTERIYQKLGLPYQIIAIVSSALNDNAAIKYDLEAWFPGSGAFRELVSCTNCKDYQARKTKTRYGRAGSGDAQILHTLNSTAIATERTICCILENYQQADGSIKVPEVLVPYMGGKTVIEAKE
- a CDS encoding aldo/keto reductase; translated protein: MLDGLNSIVKEGKVRYIGISNCFAWQLAKANALAEKEGFEKFVSVQGHYTPIFREEEREMIPYCRSENIGLTPYSSLASGRLSKMTDESSKRLKEDFYATKKYESTEEQDSVIINRVINLAREYDVSMSEISLAWLQTKVDSTIMGATKLKHIETGVNSVELKLSEDDIKYLEEPNKAHDLVGVMADNKAKTNDSEKVWVRK
- a CDS encoding DUF308 domain-containing protein — translated: MESSKILAIISIIIGLIFIIFPIFSANLISILIGAAVLIFGIGLAYTGIISKDISPAISTVSAIFGVVMIILGLAFIFGTNAISFLVGLQFYVVGFMLIIASVIGLLGGAEINKSGSIVGLVLGIVILFIALFAANNPILITIILGIALIAHGIVGYFHADEY